In Actinomyces radicidentis, one genomic interval encodes:
- the trmB gene encoding tRNA (guanosine(46)-N7)-methyltransferase TrmB, translated as MPQQHPPRSHAIHARVRSFSRAGGRLTDTQVAALEEFGPRYVVDVPRDDAIRTVDPACRLDPTAAFGHVGEVRPLVIEVGSGSGEAILAQAAANPGVDYAAVEVWETAIAKIVRDAGRAGLDNVRVIPADASQLLATALPVGCASEVWTFFPDPWRKPRHRKRRLVSAPFADAVARVLRPGGAWRLATDWADYAWQMRDVLEAASALPEGLEADMTQAYFRYPDAGREPEQGAETWEADSLGNGIDPGSPAGVRGGWSPRFEGRVLTRFEQRGIDEGRTIRDLTAVRTEEPWTPEHRETVLAELEREAAASRNGGSGIAGGADAEGAE; from the coding sequence ATGCCCCAGCAGCACCCGCCTCGCTCGCACGCCATCCACGCGCGCGTGCGCTCCTTCTCCCGCGCCGGCGGCCGCCTCACCGACACCCAGGTCGCCGCGCTCGAGGAGTTCGGCCCCCGCTACGTCGTCGACGTGCCGCGCGACGACGCCATCCGCACCGTCGACCCCGCCTGTCGCCTCGACCCGACGGCGGCCTTCGGGCACGTCGGCGAGGTCCGTCCGCTCGTCATCGAGGTCGGCTCCGGTAGCGGCGAGGCGATCCTCGCCCAGGCGGCCGCCAACCCCGGTGTCGACTACGCGGCCGTCGAGGTGTGGGAGACCGCTATCGCGAAGATCGTCCGCGACGCCGGACGGGCCGGGCTCGACAACGTCCGGGTGATCCCTGCGGACGCCTCCCAGCTGCTCGCCACCGCGCTGCCCGTGGGCTGCGCGAGCGAGGTGTGGACCTTCTTCCCGGACCCGTGGCGCAAGCCCCGCCACCGCAAGCGCCGCCTCGTCTCCGCGCCCTTCGCCGACGCCGTCGCCCGCGTGCTGCGTCCCGGCGGCGCGTGGCGGCTCGCGACGGACTGGGCGGACTACGCCTGGCAGATGCGCGACGTCCTGGAGGCGGCGAGCGCCCTGCCCGAGGGACTGGAGGCCGACATGACGCAGGCGTACTTCCGCTACCCGGACGCCGGGCGCGAGCCCGAGCAGGGGGCGGAGACCTGGGAGGCGGACAGCCTCGGCAACGGCATCGACCCGGGATCGCCAGCCGGCGTGCGCGGTGGTTGGTCGCCGCGCTTCGAGGGGCGGGTGCTCACCCGCTTCGAGCAGCGCGGCATCGACGAGGGACGCACGATCCGCGACCTCACGGCCGTGCGCACCGAGGAGCCCTGGACGCCGGAGCACCGCGAGACGGTGCTGGCGGAGCTGGAGCGGGAGGCGGCGGCCTCGCGCAACGGGGGTTCGGGGATTGCTGGGGGAGCCGACGCGGAAGGCGCTGAGTGA
- a CDS encoding MOSC domain-containing protein: protein MSTDLDALRLAHGADAAAVTVADDGTAITPGVLEAALADDGTDLEPLPLARVLGAPHACADGRHKNEPSPFHDGDVVGTVTAVCAVVATRPDAGAAGESSINKAPVDGPVEVHRLGVVRDHQSDSAHHGGPDKALYLLDAAEQEHWAGVLPGLTPGRLGENLLIAPGPAGGIDDVEIGAILTIGDPATGIRARVTGVRNPCPTMARGVGRSDWVETFSERARVGVYLSVLRNGTIQAGDEVRLMVSPGHRVTCTRWFAHHDPRDAQAMLNSEIFGNCVLAPFTRKYVQTASHEQIG, encoded by the coding sequence ATGAGCACCGACCTCGACGCCCTCCGCCTCGCCCACGGCGCCGACGCAGCGGCCGTCACCGTGGCCGACGACGGCACCGCCATCACCCCCGGCGTCCTCGAGGCCGCCCTCGCCGACGACGGCACCGACCTCGAGCCGCTCCCGCTGGCCCGCGTCCTCGGCGCCCCGCACGCCTGCGCCGACGGCCGCCACAAGAACGAGCCCTCGCCCTTCCACGACGGCGACGTCGTCGGCACCGTGACGGCCGTGTGCGCCGTCGTCGCCACCCGCCCCGACGCGGGTGCCGCGGGGGAGTCCTCCATCAACAAGGCTCCCGTCGACGGCCCCGTCGAGGTGCACCGCCTCGGCGTCGTACGTGACCACCAGTCCGACTCCGCCCACCACGGCGGCCCCGACAAGGCCCTCTACCTCCTCGACGCCGCCGAGCAGGAGCACTGGGCCGGCGTCCTGCCCGGGCTGACCCCGGGGCGGCTGGGGGAGAACCTGCTCATCGCGCCGGGCCCCGCCGGCGGCATCGACGACGTCGAGATCGGCGCCATCCTCACCATCGGGGACCCGGCCACCGGGATCCGCGCCCGCGTCACCGGTGTGCGCAACCCCTGCCCGACGATGGCGCGCGGCGTCGGCCGCTCCGACTGGGTGGAGACCTTCTCCGAGCGAGCCCGGGTCGGCGTCTACCTCTCCGTGCTGCGCAACGGCACCATCCAGGCGGGCGACGAGGTCCGCCTCATGGTCTCGCCCGGGCACCGCGTGACCTGCACGCGATGGTTCGCGCACCACGACCCGCGCGACGCGCAGGCGATGCTCAACTCCGAGATCTTCGGCAACTGCGTCCTCGCGCCCTTCACCCGCAAGTACGTCCAGACTGCGAGCCACGAGCAGATCGGCTGA
- the lepA gene encoding translation elongation factor 4: MSPIPTSDQAATVTPAATDQAQLRNFSIIAHIDHGKSTLADRMLQATGVVAPRDMRTQYLDRMDIERERGITIKSQAVRMPWTVTVEDGARPVSRTYALNMIDTPGHVDFSYEVNRSLAACEGAVLLVDAAQGIQAQTLANLYMAIEGGLEIIPVLNKIDLPAAEPEKHAGEIASLIGCDVDDVLKVSGKTGEGVPELLDRIVGSVPPPAGDPDAAARAMIFDSVYDTYRGVVTYVRVVDGALKPRERIEMLSTGAVHDLLEIGVISPEPKPSQGLAAGEVGYLITGVKDVRQSKVGDTVTNAAKPAEEALGGYQDPKPMVFSGLFPVDGSDFPALRDALDKLKLNDAALTYEPETSVALGFGFRCGYLGLLHLEIIQERLEREFGLDIISTAPSVVYEVTTEDKQTHTVTNPSEFPEGKILGVKEPVVSATILTPSEFVGTVMELCQTRRGTMKGMDYLSETRVEMHYTLPLAEIVFDFFDQLKSRTRGYASLDYETDGEQSADLVKVDILLNGDKVDAFSAIVHKDSAYSYGVMLTKRLKELIPRQQFEVPVQAAVGSRIIARETIRALRKDMLAKCYGGDISRKRKLLEKQKEGKKRMKAIGRVEVPQEAFIAALGADNPTGKDK; this comes from the coding sequence GTGTCCCCGATCCCCACGTCCGATCAGGCCGCCACCGTCACGCCCGCGGCCACGGATCAGGCGCAACTTCGCAATTTTTCAATCATTGCGCACATCGACCACGGCAAGTCGACGCTGGCGGACCGCATGCTCCAGGCCACCGGCGTCGTCGCCCCGCGCGACATGCGCACCCAGTACCTCGACCGCATGGACATCGAGCGCGAGCGCGGCATCACCATCAAGTCCCAGGCCGTCCGCATGCCGTGGACGGTGACGGTGGAGGACGGCGCTCGTCCTGTCAGCCGCACCTACGCCCTCAACATGATCGACACCCCCGGTCACGTCGACTTCTCCTACGAGGTCAACCGCTCGCTGGCCGCCTGCGAGGGCGCCGTCCTCCTCGTCGACGCCGCCCAGGGCATCCAGGCGCAGACCCTCGCCAACCTCTACATGGCCATCGAGGGCGGCCTCGAGATCATCCCCGTCCTCAACAAGATCGACCTGCCGGCCGCCGAGCCGGAGAAGCACGCCGGGGAGATCGCCTCCCTCATCGGCTGCGACGTCGACGACGTCCTCAAGGTCTCCGGCAAGACCGGCGAGGGCGTCCCCGAGCTCCTCGACCGCATCGTCGGCTCCGTGCCGCCGCCCGCCGGCGACCCCGACGCCGCCGCCCGCGCCATGATCTTCGACTCCGTCTACGACACCTACCGGGGCGTGGTCACCTACGTGCGCGTCGTCGACGGCGCCCTCAAGCCGCGCGAGCGCATCGAGATGCTCTCCACCGGCGCCGTCCACGACCTCCTCGAGATCGGCGTCATCAGCCCCGAGCCCAAGCCCTCCCAGGGGCTGGCCGCCGGCGAGGTCGGCTACCTCATCACCGGCGTCAAGGACGTGCGCCAGTCCAAGGTCGGCGACACCGTCACCAACGCCGCGAAGCCCGCCGAGGAGGCGCTCGGCGGCTACCAGGACCCCAAGCCCATGGTCTTCTCGGGCCTGTTCCCGGTGGACGGCTCGGACTTCCCGGCCCTCCGCGACGCCCTCGACAAGCTCAAGCTCAACGACGCCGCCCTCACCTACGAGCCCGAGACCTCCGTGGCCCTCGGCTTCGGCTTCCGCTGCGGCTACCTGGGCCTGCTGCACCTGGAGATCATCCAGGAGCGCCTCGAGCGCGAGTTCGGCCTCGACATCATCTCCACCGCCCCCTCCGTCGTCTACGAGGTCACCACGGAGGACAAGCAGACGCACACGGTGACGAACCCGTCCGAGTTCCCCGAGGGCAAGATCCTGGGCGTCAAGGAGCCGGTCGTCTCCGCCACGATCCTCACGCCGAGCGAGTTCGTCGGCACCGTCATGGAGCTGTGCCAGACGCGCCGCGGCACGATGAAGGGGATGGACTACCTCTCCGAGACGCGCGTGGAGATGCACTACACGCTGCCGCTGGCGGAGATCGTCTTCGACTTCTTCGACCAGCTCAAGTCCCGCACCCGCGGCTACGCCTCCCTCGACTACGAGACCGACGGCGAGCAGAGCGCGGACCTGGTCAAGGTGGACATCCTCCTCAACGGGGACAAGGTCGACGCCTTCAGCGCCATCGTCCACAAGGACTCGGCCTACTCCTACGGCGTCATGCTCACCAAGCGCCTCAAGGAGCTCATCCCGCGCCAGCAGTTCGAGGTGCCCGTCCAGGCGGCGGTCGGCTCGCGCATCATCGCCCGAGAGACGATCCGAGCCCTGCGCAAGGACATGCTCGCCAAGTGCTACGGCGGTGACATCTCGCGTAAGCGCAAGCTGCTGGAGAAGCAGAAGGAGGGCAAGAAGCGCATGAAGGCCATCGGTCGCGTCGAGGTCCCCCAGGAGGCCTTCATCGCGGCGCTCGGCGCGGACAACCCGACGGGCAAGGACAAGTGA
- a CDS encoding HipA domain-containing protein has product MRRLHVLLGDELVAVLTQTDGGEHRLQYAGEGAAELSVALPVREAPYTGRQVDPYLEGLLPDRTGVREALAQRFDVSPRNPFALLEHIGLDCAGAVRFATDADLPAALTDDGGLTALDDDALADRLRALEAGREPSWVAPGEGWSLAGAQTKIALRRQGGTWFEAHGSEPTTHILKPGITGMKEQALGERLCLAAIRRAGLPAVATSYEAVGNAEVVVVERYDRAVRPGGGVVRLHQEDLCQATSTYPRRRYESAGGPGAPRLIELLGDACTDSGASVRRFVDGLIANVLLGAPDAHSKNYSILHVAGHRVLAPLYDVASGLPYTRGAASFGSSGGDAPWRTSAMSIGGERELARIGGAQWEQLARDAQLARRARMDGAAVVDRVAELSRVLPQALSDVVAAERADNPAMAGKEIPSRLLDTVAVRCEEARALL; this is encoded by the coding sequence GTGAGGAGGCTCCACGTCCTTCTCGGTGACGAGCTCGTCGCCGTGCTCACGCAGACCGATGGTGGTGAGCACCGCCTCCAGTATGCGGGGGAGGGGGCCGCCGAGCTCAGCGTCGCGCTCCCTGTACGCGAGGCGCCGTACACCGGCAGGCAGGTTGATCCCTACCTCGAGGGGCTCCTCCCCGACCGTACGGGCGTCCGCGAGGCCCTCGCGCAGCGCTTCGACGTCTCCCCGCGCAATCCCTTCGCCCTGCTCGAGCACATCGGCCTCGACTGCGCCGGCGCCGTCCGCTTCGCCACCGACGCGGATCTGCCGGCCGCTCTCACGGACGACGGCGGCCTCACGGCCCTGGACGACGACGCGCTCGCGGACCGGCTGCGAGCGCTCGAGGCCGGGCGCGAGCCGTCCTGGGTGGCGCCGGGCGAGGGCTGGTCCCTCGCCGGCGCCCAGACCAAGATCGCCCTGCGCCGCCAGGGCGGCACCTGGTTCGAGGCCCACGGAAGTGAGCCCACCACCCACATCCTCAAGCCCGGCATCACCGGGATGAAGGAGCAGGCCCTCGGCGAGCGCCTCTGCCTCGCCGCCATCCGTCGGGCGGGCCTCCCCGCGGTCGCCACGAGCTACGAGGCGGTCGGGAACGCGGAGGTCGTTGTCGTCGAGCGCTACGACCGGGCCGTCCGACCCGGCGGCGGAGTCGTCCGACTCCACCAGGAGGACCTCTGCCAGGCCACGAGCACCTATCCGCGTCGAAGGTACGAGTCCGCTGGTGGGCCTGGGGCGCCGAGGCTCATCGAGCTCCTCGGTGACGCCTGCACGGACTCCGGCGCCTCCGTGCGCCGGTTCGTCGACGGGCTGATCGCCAACGTGCTCCTCGGCGCGCCCGACGCTCACTCCAAGAACTACTCGATCCTCCACGTCGCCGGGCACCGCGTCCTCGCGCCCCTGTACGACGTCGCCTCGGGCCTGCCCTACACGCGAGGCGCCGCCTCCTTCGGCTCATCCGGCGGCGATGCGCCCTGGCGGACCTCCGCGATGAGCATTGGCGGGGAGCGCGAGCTCGCGCGCATCGGAGGGGCCCAGTGGGAGCAGCTCGCCCGCGACGCTCAGCTGGCCCGGCGTGCACGGATGGATGGTGCCGCCGTCGTCGACCGCGTCGCCGAGCTCAGCCGAGTCCTGCCGCAGGCTCTGTCCGACGTCGTCGCCGCTGAGCGCGCTGACAATCCCGCCATGGCCGGCAAGGAGATCCCCTCCCGACTGCTCGACACCGTCGCCGTGCGCTGCGAGGAGGCCCGCGCACTGCTGTGA
- a CDS encoding helix-turn-helix domain-containing protein, whose protein sequence is MRRNSLHRIGAALVDARRRLGWTQADVARRAGVSRRWVGDVEAGRRPGAELSRLLDVMDVLGLEMTISSEGAAATAPAHRSSTPTQPGATASVDEAAEMRLRELGVL, encoded by the coding sequence ATGCGACGGAACAGCCTTCACCGGATCGGTGCCGCGCTCGTCGACGCCCGGCGTCGGCTCGGCTGGACCCAGGCCGACGTCGCACGACGTGCCGGCGTCTCGCGCCGATGGGTGGGCGACGTCGAAGCCGGGCGACGTCCGGGCGCGGAGCTCTCGCGACTGCTTGACGTCATGGACGTCCTCGGCCTTGAGATGACGATCTCCTCGGAGGGAGCGGCCGCGACCGCTCCGGCTCACCGGAGCAGCACACCCACTCAGCCGGGGGCGACGGCCTCCGTCGATGAGGCTGCTGAGATGCGCCTTCGAGAGCTGGGCGTCCTGTGA
- a CDS encoding DedA family protein, translating into MVDRILELPLGWAVAALWVIVMCRANATYWVGCAIAAGTGRSRWAGLLDSAAYARARSMAERWGVLAVPLSFATVGVQTCVQLWAGVTRMPLRLYLPAVCVGCLLWAVIYATVGLAVVAAWFSAGGGWALLGVTLVVAAVVLVRRRLTIRAAAAPTCPPERRRPTLAP; encoded by the coding sequence ATGGTCGACCGCATCCTCGAGCTGCCCCTGGGCTGGGCCGTCGCCGCCCTGTGGGTCATCGTCATGTGCCGCGCCAACGCCACCTACTGGGTCGGGTGCGCGATCGCCGCGGGCACGGGCCGAAGCCGCTGGGCGGGGCTCCTGGACTCCGCCGCCTACGCACGCGCCCGGTCCATGGCGGAGCGCTGGGGCGTCCTGGCCGTTCCCCTGTCCTTCGCGACCGTCGGCGTCCAGACCTGCGTCCAGCTGTGGGCGGGCGTGACCCGGATGCCGCTGCGCCTCTACCTGCCCGCCGTGTGCGTGGGCTGCCTGCTGTGGGCGGTCATCTACGCGACCGTCGGCCTCGCCGTCGTCGCCGCCTGGTTCTCCGCGGGCGGCGGCTGGGCGCTCCTCGGCGTCACCCTCGTCGTCGCCGCGGTGGTGCTCGTGCGCCGTCGTCTCACCATCCGCGCAGCCGCCGCCCCGACTTGTCCCCCTGAGCGACGTCGCCCTACTCTCGCACCATGA
- a CDS encoding anthranilate synthase component 1 — translation MSLPPTQPGATGSPTGPTVLTRQVRYQSDGGLLLEHLAAAGLIATTPDNAGRARPLDSVLLESVDIATKVSRTTIAVLEASARLTCEGDTVTVEALPQAAADGEAAIARVRGALSEHVTAEAAGSLALTIPPAPDDGALEERERLTALSTIEPLRVLAGAEVDHEHLPLEAGVVAFDYLATIETLPEVAPGANTCPDYLFYDARIILVIDHPTRAATLVGASVDAEQLTARMDELAAAIDAVDAEALVRDAQLRLAAVEDAQSPGAAPGYTRAPRPIVHAVPTQSDADYAAAVERLKESISAGDIYQVVPARGFTMPCPDALAAYHQLRESNPSPYMFYVGAPDFELLGASPESALLHSAKTGDVAIRPIAGTRPRGLNPDGSVDHERDTRLELELRTDAKEVAEHVMLVDLARNDIARVSVPGTRHVDVLLRVDRYSRVMHLVSEVTGTLAPDLDALDAFRASMTMGTLTGAPKLRAAELIRSCEGVRRGSYGGSVGYVRGDGELDTCIVIRSAFVKDGTALVQAGAGVVADSVPEREAAETVHKASAVLHAVAEAQSATLLIDTETSTGTSTGTSRGTSTGTATDTGGAGTTEGAMTESKEA, via the coding sequence ATGTCACTCCCTCCCACCCAGCCGGGGGCCACGGGCTCCCCGACCGGCCCGACGGTCCTCACGAGGCAGGTGCGCTACCAGTCCGACGGCGGGCTCCTCCTCGAGCACCTCGCCGCCGCCGGCCTCATCGCCACCACCCCCGACAACGCCGGCAGGGCCCGTCCGCTCGACTCCGTCCTCCTGGAGTCCGTCGACATCGCCACGAAGGTCTCCCGCACGACGATCGCCGTCCTCGAGGCCTCCGCCCGCCTCACCTGCGAGGGCGACACCGTCACCGTCGAGGCGCTCCCCCAGGCCGCCGCCGACGGCGAGGCGGCTATCGCCCGCGTCCGCGGAGCCCTGTCCGAGCACGTCACGGCCGAGGCCGCCGGATCGCTCGCCCTCACGATCCCGCCGGCTCCCGACGACGGCGCCCTCGAGGAGCGCGAGCGCCTCACCGCCCTGTCGACCATCGAGCCGCTGCGCGTCCTGGCCGGCGCCGAGGTGGACCACGAGCACCTGCCGCTGGAGGCCGGGGTCGTCGCCTTCGACTACCTCGCCACCATCGAGACCCTCCCCGAGGTCGCGCCGGGCGCCAACACCTGCCCCGACTACCTCTTCTACGACGCGCGGATCATCCTCGTCATCGACCACCCGACTCGGGCCGCGACCCTCGTGGGCGCGAGCGTCGACGCCGAGCAGCTCACCGCCCGCATGGACGAGCTGGCCGCCGCGATCGACGCGGTCGACGCGGAGGCCCTCGTCCGCGACGCGCAGCTGCGCCTCGCCGCCGTGGAGGACGCCCAGTCCCCGGGCGCGGCCCCCGGCTACACGCGCGCCCCGCGCCCCATCGTCCACGCCGTGCCCACGCAGTCCGACGCCGACTACGCCGCCGCCGTGGAGCGCCTCAAGGAGTCCATCTCCGCGGGCGACATCTACCAGGTGGTCCCCGCACGCGGCTTCACGATGCCCTGCCCGGACGCCCTGGCCGCCTACCACCAGCTGCGCGAGTCCAACCCGAGCCCCTACATGTTCTACGTGGGCGCCCCGGACTTCGAGCTCCTCGGCGCCTCCCCGGAGTCCGCGCTCCTCCACTCGGCGAAGACCGGCGACGTCGCCATCCGCCCCATCGCCGGCACCCGCCCCCGCGGGCTCAACCCGGACGGCTCGGTGGACCACGAGCGCGACACGCGCCTCGAGCTCGAGCTGCGCACGGACGCCAAGGAGGTCGCCGAGCACGTCATGCTCGTCGACCTGGCCCGCAACGACATCGCGCGCGTCTCCGTGCCCGGCACCCGACACGTCGACGTCCTCCTGCGCGTGGACCGGTACAGCCGCGTCATGCACCTCGTCTCCGAGGTGACCGGGACGCTCGCCCCCGACCTCGACGCGCTGGACGCCTTCCGCGCCTCGATGACGATGGGCACGCTCACCGGCGCCCCGAAGCTGCGCGCCGCCGAGCTCATCCGCAGTTGCGAGGGCGTGCGCCGGGGCTCCTACGGCGGCTCCGTGGGCTACGTCCGCGGCGACGGAGAGCTCGACACCTGCATCGTCATCCGCTCCGCCTTCGTCAAGGACGGCACGGCCCTCGTCCAGGCGGGCGCCGGCGTCGTCGCCGACTCGGTGCCCGAGCGCGAGGCCGCGGAGACCGTCCACAAGGCCTCCGCCGTCCTGCACGCCGTCGCCGAAGCCCAGTCGGCCACGCTCCTCATCGACACCGAGACCAGCACAGGGACCAGCACAGGGACCAGCAGAGGGACCAGCACAGGGACCGCCACCGATACCGGCGGAGCCGGCACCACCGAGGGCGCCATGACCGAGAGCAAGGAGGCCTGA
- a CDS encoding anthranilate synthase component II gives MRVVLLDNRDSFVYNLVDQFASLGAAIEVYRNTVPAKVVLDALEPTAEEAARGQRPVLVVSPGPGHPRTSGCLMELLGAAIERGIPTLGICLGFQGVVEACGGTVDRVGPVHGRSVRVEVTDAGRADQAFQVLAGGPLDVARYHSLGTKSLPESLVSLAVTDAEDPAQAGIVMAARHRELPVVGLQFHPESVLTPNGPGILRALTAELTTSRAD, from the coding sequence ATGCGCGTCGTCCTCCTCGACAACCGCGACTCCTTCGTCTACAACCTCGTCGACCAGTTCGCCTCGCTCGGCGCCGCGATCGAGGTCTACCGCAACACCGTCCCCGCCAAGGTCGTCCTCGACGCCCTCGAGCCGACGGCGGAGGAGGCCGCCCGCGGGCAGCGCCCCGTCCTCGTCGTCTCCCCCGGTCCGGGCCACCCGCGCACGAGCGGCTGCCTCATGGAGCTCCTCGGGGCGGCGATCGAGCGCGGCATCCCGACGCTCGGGATCTGCCTCGGCTTCCAGGGCGTCGTCGAGGCCTGCGGCGGCACCGTCGACCGCGTCGGCCCCGTGCACGGCCGTTCCGTGCGCGTCGAGGTCACCGACGCCGGCCGGGCCGACCAGGCCTTCCAGGTGCTCGCCGGCGGCCCCCTCGACGTCGCCCGCTACCACTCGCTCGGCACCAAGTCGCTGCCCGAGTCCCTCGTGAGCCTCGCCGTCACGGACGCCGAGGACCCGGCCCAGGCCGGCATCGTCATGGCGGCCCGCCACCGCGAGCTGCCGGTCGTCGGCCTGCAGTTCCACCCCGAGTCCGTCCTCACCCCGAACGGCCCCGGGATCCTGCGGGCGCTGACCGCCGAGCTGACCACCTCCCGGGCGGACTGA
- the trpD gene encoding anthranilate phosphoribosyltransferase: MTAPTGPTADEQQAEAARVLLRSTVQGERLSFDDARAVFAALSSGVFSEVETAALLAALHARGETADEVAGAADAFRAAARPFPTISKPLFDVVGTGGDGVGTINVSTGAGLTAASMGLTVAKHGNRAVSSKTGAADAIAALGLPLDLTPEQAASVLEKDGFTFLFAQAYHPAMKFVAPVRGALRTPTIFNILGPIINPARLTYQVMGVADASKLDMIAETQVRLGRERALVVNGAGLDEITVHAPTTIREIGPDGVRSYEVTPEDLGVRTRDLSEILGGEPEENGRILQEVFAGRGTEGHREVIAVNTGALLYLAGRAATLKEGTEAALEQLASGKVADRLETMTKDTAAAREATATETGKDA, encoded by the coding sequence ATGACCGCACCGACCGGGCCCACCGCGGACGAGCAGCAGGCTGAGGCCGCCCGCGTCCTCCTGCGCTCCACCGTCCAGGGCGAGCGCCTCTCCTTCGACGACGCCCGCGCCGTCTTCGCCGCCCTGTCCTCCGGCGTCTTCTCCGAGGTCGAGACCGCCGCCCTGCTGGCCGCCCTCCACGCCCGCGGCGAGACCGCGGACGAGGTCGCCGGCGCCGCCGACGCCTTCCGCGCCGCCGCCCGGCCCTTCCCCACGATCTCCAAGCCGCTCTTCGACGTCGTCGGCACCGGCGGCGACGGCGTCGGCACCATCAATGTCTCCACCGGCGCCGGCCTCACCGCCGCCTCCATGGGGCTCACCGTCGCCAAGCACGGCAACCGCGCTGTCTCCTCCAAGACCGGCGCCGCCGACGCCATCGCGGCGCTGGGCCTCCCGCTGGACCTCACCCCCGAGCAGGCCGCCTCGGTGCTCGAGAAGGACGGCTTCACCTTCCTCTTCGCGCAGGCCTACCACCCGGCCATGAAGTTCGTGGCCCCCGTGCGCGGAGCCCTCAGGACGCCGACGATCTTCAACATCCTCGGCCCGATCATCAACCCGGCCCGCCTCACCTACCAGGTCATGGGCGTCGCCGACGCCTCCAAGCTCGACATGATCGCCGAGACCCAGGTGCGCCTGGGCCGCGAGCGCGCCCTCGTCGTCAACGGCGCCGGCCTGGACGAGATCACCGTCCACGCCCCCACCACGATCCGCGAGATCGGCCCCGACGGCGTGCGCTCCTACGAGGTCACCCCCGAGGACCTCGGCGTGCGCACCCGCGACCTGTCCGAGATCCTGGGCGGCGAGCCCGAGGAGAACGGCCGCATCCTCCAGGAGGTCTTCGCCGGACGCGGCACCGAGGGCCACCGCGAGGTCATCGCCGTCAACACCGGAGCGCTCCTCTACCTGGCCGGCCGCGCCGCCACCCTCAAGGAGGGCACCGAGGCCGCCCTGGAGCAGCTGGCCTCGGGCAAGGTCGCCGATCGCCTCGAGACCATGACCAAGGACACCGCGGCGGCTCGCGAGGCCACTGCGACTGAGACCGGGAAGGACGCCTGA